tattaataattatgttaataaaaacaaatgtatcattttagttattatttttattaaaagcaGGAGAAactttgtaatattaaaacaattaaattaacattGACCTAAGTTTATAAAATGGGAGAgacagataataaattatattacaccAAATGTTTACATGAAATTAACTTTTACATGGAATCagtattagaaaataaattctatataacaGAATTAGCACAAATTCTCAAAGGAACTGATTTTTCGTTCAATGAAACTTCAGATTtagaattatatgtatataacacTACTGCCAGAGTGAAACCGCCCATGGCCCCCAGCTTGTGTAGTAGTTATgacatttatatcttttgtgatttaaaaagaagatatacTTACAATGATTCATGTAggttatacaaattttatataaaaatgtatttatattccAGTGTGCAACAATAGCGCACACTGATGGATTAGATGCGGTCAAGTTTCTATTCATAtaactattataatattattgaaaataggataataataatacttacATTAAGCGagattattgtatattacttgtatatatgataaatagattaataatataagaaaagtGGCAAATACTTATTGGCCAgttataatagtaaaataattatcttatttCTCAGAACCAAAACATACAAGCGTTGTATGAGAATACTTTAAAACTAGAAAATATAACATGTAAATGGATACAGGATAATAACAGTTCAAATACTGCACTGTTATTTCTAATAGAATTATTACTTACTTATTAAAGACATAATTATCAAAAAAAGTTTATTCAAATTGTAAGCTTTACTTAGGATTGCCAGAAAGTAGGCACATGCAACATTGTTGCAATTGTATATAGGCAATGTCTACCTATACCTACTTAATAATATCCTAAAATACATGATACATGGTCTTGGTTTACAAGTTGTAGAGCTTTATAAATATCTGCACAAAATTATAAGCTTTtgtgaaaatattagaaagagtaaaatgttaaaagaGAATCAAAGCTTACTGTATTATTATTGactaatttttaacaattaagtAATATACTTCCTGATAAATTTTGCTCatctaaaaatgaaaaaaattatattttgaaagatctaacttttagaaagaaatattactaGTAAATAATAGAGATCACATTTTAAATCTTGAATATTGAACATTAAATTACCTATTTGCAATATCGTTTAAAGTCAGTTCAGATTATTATAAGTCTCTACAACTTAATGATTATATACCTATTTATCTATTGTTAGGAGGCCTATGATTTGATCCTACAGTGCGCCACTGAAAACTTAAATGATCAAATGTCATGTGTGTTGTCTTGTCCAAGACCTGAAAAACTTCactaagaaaataaaatattttcatgtaaTATGACACAGCTGTACCTACTTATGGCACATTGAACATATTCAATGGATCCAACAAAGCTTTAGAGCTTGTTGATAAGCatttaagaataattaataatttcattttgttgtTAAGTTACAATgcgtattattttaaatttattaaaaatttaatgtagTTTAGATGATCAGttttaaatactatataacatttatagaTATTCATAACTTTTTATTATCCACGAAAACTGGACATGGACCAAATTTTGATTATACGCGGGATTTATagaaatcgataaatttcGGAAATAACAAGTGTTCGTATATTTTGAGTATCTAAAAACATTAAAAGCTGTGCAGATTGCTTTAACATAATTTcacatatttaacaataagACAAATGTGTTTTAAGCATTGccaaagagaataaaaattgaaactatAGAATAACCCAACGAACTTAGTTTACAAACAAGATTATACTTTTGGTAGAATAAGAAACGGTCACAAGTTTACTAGTCTGCAATTAGAATTAACGATTTCTCGTCTTTGGATAGGTATTCCGCCCCATTGTAGTAAAAGTTAATGTTATAATACGATAAATACAAGCATAAgtttaattgattaaaatagTGATTTAGAGGTGGAAAAATTTCAAGTTCCTCTTTAAATCAGTAAATTATGTGGCTCGATTTTTATCCTACCAGTAACAATGTTTTTATATCaataagatttttataaatctacTTGCGATTACTACccgaaatttttcataaatcatTCAAAAATTTCCTAGATAAGTCATAATGATGTTACATTACTCGATACAcaaaatatacgtatttatCACAGTCGCCATAAGTGGTTGGTACAGGtttgtgtaaaaataaaaagtaatacaaAAAGTGTACGTTACGAAAAAAACACTGATATCATTGGTTACATTcatgtaaaaaattttaatacacaaAGACCagtttataatatgtatgaCAGACACCGCATTGTTTCTCGATAACAGTTAGAAACATTCAATAAAAaagtcataaaatattaaacacttGTACCATTCTTATTCAATTTTCCTACAGCTCAATTTAtcataagaaatatattttgaaaataatattgtcgcggtaaaatataaattgttgaaCAAATGAAAATCATTGTTGTACTCATACAacatattcaataaaatagttAGCATTAATTTggcattaaataattttattataataattttataataatataataataaatttattataataatttaaaacgttaACCATTTCAGGGTCAAGATAAGACATAACAACATAGTGATGGaaatataacttataaattctttccatgagtattattataaatataatatcagCATCAACAGatatcaattttcaaaattgaatctaataaatattgttctatttttactatatttattacaacgtTTATCTTTTTATAGAGTATAGTATTTTTCTATGTAgtgtatatgaaataatacattaaACATAATGATTTACTTGATATGATTTTTAGACGTTATATTTAATCTTCAAATCTCTTATCACGATGACACTTGCTTTTGCTTCGAAATGTTTTTATCACGGTCATATAAACAAGTCTGATCGTGATCTGGACATTCGCTAGGGAAAGCCATCTGACTGTTGAGTCGAAAAATGTTAAGATGGCGAGAAAGTATAGGTCTCCTTTTGCAGAGCAAACACAGATAAGTGGAGTGTCGCTATCTCTGCCTGAGGTATTCATAGTACCTAcgtgtatgtataaatatatatatgtatatatcactCATGCGCAGAACAAGACCTTTTCTAGCCCTCCATCTTGATTTTCTTCAACTCAGGAAACGGACGGTTTCATCAGTGTGGTTTCGGTATAAGAATTTTCAGATCTGTATATGACATAGTTTCTATGTTTGTTTGTAGTAGTGTGTAGTAACTGATAGTATATGAGTCACGACGCGCGCTGTAGCGCGCCATTATACTCTCTATTCTTCTATAAACTGCATTATTTGCTGTGGAAActattttcaaagtaaaaaatgaTGTACTCAACagaaagtaataatataaacgaTAGTAACAAATACAGTGATGATGTCGCAGATGCGTTGGTATTTTCGGGGTAAGATTTAATGCATCGTGTACACATAATTAATCGTACAATGCATCCCAATAATACAATCACTCTGATATATTTTCGttgttttttatattgtatattggtagatgttatttatttgcatGAAATTCTGaattgtaagaaaatatatttattcctaaagttaattataaacagttttattttgttatgaattcaatttttattatttacattacaatatgttaataaaaaaataataaagtgtccataaaacaatgaaaatgaattacaaatcccggataatttaattttgtgtGTAATCAGTTACAATTTTGCatgccattttttttttattttccagaaACAGCGTCAGTCCTCTCAAGGGCCCTTTATTACAAACGGCACCCACAGACCGCTATGCCCCATATTACAACATGAATCATGCAAAACGTGGATTAGCTATTATTTTTAACCATGAATTTTTCACTATTACACATCTTAAACCAAGATGTGGAACAAACGTTGATTGTGAAAATCTTGTCAATACATTTAAAGATCTTGGTTTTGAAGTAAATGATTTTCATAATTACACGCATAGagatataatgaaaaatttagaaagaGGTACTTGGTTGATGTTTCCCTTTCATAATTTTGAACTTTGTTTTTAATCacaagaaaaatatgttttgagTTTTGCATGAAGACATATAAATGAAGATGCATTGAATAGACCTTTTTAAGTTATAACTTTCTTTTTACAGTTGCTGATATGGACCATTCTGAACATGATTGCCTAGTTGTAGCTATATTAAGCCATGGAGATTTAGGAATACTTTATGCTCATGATACTTCTTATAAGCCTGACTCCATTTGGTCTCTCTTTACATCTGATAGATGTCCTACACTTGCTGGCAAACCAAaactattttttatacaagCTTGTCAAGGGGATAAATTAGATGCTGGTACAACATTAAAAGAACGTACAGAAACTGATGGTGAATCAGTTACAACATTCCGTATACCATGTCACgcagattttttaattgcataCTCAACAATACCAGGTAAATATAACTTCAAGATAAAGTTGATTTtaaatctattatatttttattatattattaaatatataatttatttgtctGTTATAAATACGGACATTCAGAATAATATTGAATGGTTTCACTTTcatgattaaataatttaacgataCATGCTAAAAAACTCAGAAATAgttttacctttttttttttaaagaaattatttttacatttttgagTTATATTCACAaggaaaattttttttcaattaatatagtttaaaaaatattacttgtaTACATAGGTTATTATTCTTGGAGAAATACTACTCGCGGCTCATGGTTCATGCAAGCATTGTGCCTAGAACTACGAAAAAATGGTACTCGTCATGACTTGTTACATTTGCTCACATTTGTTTCTCTGCGAATTGCTGTTGATTTTGAATCCAATACTCCTGATAATATCACAATGCATCAACAAAAACAAATTCCGTGCATTACGTCGATGTTAACTCGTTTAGTAATGTTTACACCtcctaaaaataaaattgtatagtcGTTTTATGCACAAAAGATTTATGATATATGATATGCTataaagtacatatatatatttttttaattacaaataatgaTACCTTTCCAAGTAAATGGGTATCgcttttttacatattttacattttacatctCATTCTTTTAACATTGTTCTCTGTTGTTGTTAGTTTGGAATGTGTATCTATTATAGGCTCTACAATCCACAAGGTATAAAAAGTTAACTTTGCCCGGCCAAAGTCAGCATTACTTACCGCCATTTGACAAAGTTCAGGGAAAATTGATTGCAATTTTGCTCATATTACAATGGATCATTCAAGATTTTCCCTGAACTTCGTCGAGGAGCAGTGTCTAATGTTGACAATAGTCGATCAAAGTCGACTCTGCATTCTGTACTCTttacttcttctatttcctgCTACACCCATTTTCATTGTactcattttttttctttcctcctccTTTCTGAAAGATTAACCCCTTGCCATACCATTTAACTCGGAAGAATCGGGGCCTAAACGTTGCACCCGAATGGTCAGAAAAGGAGTCGAAGCGTCGGAGACAGAGTGTCGGAACTTGCAACGTGATATCGTGCAACTGAATGTATAGATAGTCGCGTCCGTGTTTAGAAAAAACACACCATTCGAGGCATTCATACTTGGCCCGAGATTAAGACCACGAGCCTGACTCGTGATATTCAGGTTTGACTCAAAATTCTCATCGCGATTCAGACTCGTCAAAGTATGGCAAGGGATTaacattttcgtttcttccatgtttaattctattttccTTTTGTTGCTTTACCAACTTcaatttgatatattatatgtacattatgTACCTTTATAGCATTAATCATATTGTTATTAGAAGTtcaaagataatattttacctGTGCAAATTTCTACTTGATGTGACTTCAATGTAATGCATTTAAATGATAGCATTTATCTTATAAAAACTgccattatatattatgcaatATTTGCACTACAAAACAAAACATTATAGCAATATAAAGTAGATTTTATGctacatataaatttttgtacttGTCTAGATTAAGGAatcttacaaattttatatctttgtaagattgatatttataatagaaatttacaaCGATAAGATCTCAAGCTATAATTTTTAACAGTTTTTAAATTACTAAAAAAGCTGCATAGAATGGATGTAATAGTGGTCAtgcaaaaatttaatacagtATATTCAAAACCATTATAagtaagatatataataagtacaaatgaaaagtaaaattaagaTAGCAGTGCTAAAAATATAGCTAAAATTGATTGCCTTTGTGATTGCTGCTttatgaacaaaattttataagtaatttatatatgacCTATACAGTTTCGacattatattttgaaaaaaggTATTTTTTAACCATTGTAATGCAAAACAacttaagaaatatatatttaatgcctactaaatatattgtacaaaaGTCAGAAGGACAAAATCTGTGTCTTTTCATAACAAGCAATAGTCTAAtcttatataaaaaagaatgaaatattttcaagttagtaatagataaatataacttGCCTGATTAGAGTAGTTGTGATTATATAAGGTGCAATTACAACGAATATTACCTATTGTTAAgaggataaatatgaaataagcAAGGCAATTTGCATATACTTTTGGAATTGCTGATGCACATAAAGTGTTATGTTGCTTCATAGTTTGAAAAAAGgcattattaaataaagtagataagaatttaacaaaaaatattaatattatggcaaaaattactatatttgtaattgaaaTGGCATTATGATCTATAAAAACGTCTAGAAACGTGATATAACAGTCTTTCATAATAAAagtatgtaatttttaaatactgatTAAtgcaatttacaatatttaacgtCGCTTTTGATGGTTTGGCCACTATGTTTTCATTGGTATGTCTATGTACATGTaatgtaatttgtataaaatattttccttaaaGGAATATTCTTTATGTTATATAAGATACATTGTTCCTTACTGTTACAATTTTTagtataatttttcgttatattacatttaacaaAGTAGTTGCTCAACAAGATAATGTTACAGATAAGACAATGTTATGGAACTACTTACGATATTTATCATACTATAAATTGTGATAAGTATGCTTTTGCGATACAATTCTTACGCATTTTTACTGCTATTCTATAATCGAAAGTTTTCTAATGTCTTTATGCTATAGCTTTTATAagtcttttatatatatcgtaattcgtATATTTGCCGAACTTTTATGTACATGAATTTGTATGCAAATGTACAAAAagtaataaagtttaaataaaaaacagatggtgtttaatattataaaataattaaaataatatactatatatatagtataaaaaactaaagtatatatatatatactttaaaaatgcattataaatacattataaatatttacattataaaatataatgtaaatatgtctaataatataaatatgaattaaatgcgtattatattaaagacaatgaagaaaatatttatatatatgtatttcatgACTAGAACAAATGAATGTATACAgacattatatacataaacaaTCGCTCACATAATAAAAAACATtgctaatatttttttcatattatatcagataaatataaaaaattcgttgttaaaatattttgctcggatataattttaaatacattgtatcatattttttaataatggtCCCGTATCATTACCTGTACAATTAAGAACATTGCTTCTATGTTACTTGCCTAGGAATATTAATTACTGttatcttatttataaaatgtgaaCGCTCTGGAGCTGTATATGGACGATTATTTTTTGATCTAACTGCACGTGAATATGTATCTAGTGTTACTGGGTTTAATATCGGTGGAAGTGTCTGAATATTCCATTGAGATTCTACAGTGTTTTGAGTAAATTTAGCAGTTTCTGACATATCCTTAATTTCAATGACAG
The DNA window shown above is from Bombus fervidus isolate BK054 chromosome 8, iyBomFerv1, whole genome shotgun sequence and carries:
- the LOC139989998 gene encoding caspase-1, with the translated sequence MMYSTESNNINDSNKYSDDVADALVFSGNSVSPLKGPLLQTAPTDRYAPYYNMNHAKRGLAIIFNHEFFTITHLKPRCGTNVDCENLVNTFKDLGFEVNDFHNYTHRDIMKNLERVADMDHSEHDCLVVAILSHGDLGILYAHDTSYKPDSIWSLFTSDRCPTLAGKPKLFFIQACQGDKLDAGTTLKERTETDGESVTTFRIPCHADFLIAYSTIPGYYSWRNTTRGSWFMQALCLELRKNGTRHDLLHLLTFVSLRIAVDFESNTPDNITMHQQKQIPCITSMLTRLVMFTPPKNKIV